Sequence from the Maribellus comscasis genome:
GTACTAAAATTGATGGTATTTGTCTGCCGCCGCATGTAACTTTTCCAGGCGTCGGAACCCGATTCCCTTCCGCCACCTGTTTCTTTCTCTCCGCCAAAAGCACCGCCAATTTCAGCTCCCGAAGTTCCGATGTTTACATTTGCAATTCCACAATCAGAACCTTCGTGCGATAAGAATTTTTCAGTTTCCATAAGGTTGGTCGAAAACATTGCCGATGACAATCCTTGTGGAACGGCATTGTGCAAACGAATGGCCTCATCCAATTCCGTATATTTTATCATATAAAGCAAAGGTGCAAAAGTTTCTTCCTGAACGATTGAAAAATGGTTTTCTACTTCTACAATCGACGGGCGAACAAAACAACCGGATTCAAATCCATCACCAGTCAAAACTTCTCCTTTCAAAATCATTTTTCCACCTGCTTCTTCCACCCGCTGAATGGCATTCAAATAATTTTGCACTGCTTTTTTATCAACCAGCGGACCAACCAGTGTTTGTGGGTCGAGTGCATGACCAATAGCAAGTTGTTTGTATACTGCAACCAACTTTTCTTTAAACGTTTCAAAAATGGATTGATGAACGATGATCCTTCGCGTTGAGGTACATCGCTGCCCGCAAGTTCCCACAGCGCCAAAAACAACGGCGCGGAGTGCCATTTCCGGATTGGCATTTTTAGTAATTATAATTGCATTGTTTCCGCCCAATTCGAGAATTGCTTTTCCAAGTCTTTCGCCGACAAGCCGCCCTATTTTTTTTCCCACTTTTGTTGAGCCGGTAAAAGAAATAAGCGGAATATTTCTATTACTGAAGAATTCGTCGCCGAATTGATTGGAATCGGCAGCCACTAGGTTTACAACTCCTTCCGGCACATTATTTTCTTTCAAAACATTGGCAATAATTTTATGCACAGCAACCGCACACAAATCTACCTTTGAAGACGGTTTCCAAACCACGACATCGCCGCAAACCAGCGCAATCATCGCATTCCATGCCCAAACAGCTACCGGAAAATTGAATGCTGAGACCACGCCAACTATTCCAAGCGGATGATACTGGTCGTACATTCTGTGCTTTTCGCGTTCAGAATGCATGGTAAATCCGTACAACTGCCGCGACTGACCAACCGCAAAATCGCAGATGTCAATCATTTCCTGAACCTCTCCCAAACCTTCCTGCAAAATTTTCCCCATTTCATAAGAAACCAGCCTGCCCAGCGGTTTTTTGTATTTTCGCAGCTCCAAACCAATTTTCCGCACAATTTCACCACGTTTGGGAGCAGGAATCATTCTCCATGTTTCGAATGCAGTTTTAGCCGTTTGAATCACTTCATGAAAATCTGCCGGAGAAGCCTGAAAAACACCGCCTATTAATTTGCCATCAGAAGGAGAAAACGACTCCACAAAATTCCCGGTTGGTTTTTTCCATTTTGTTCCGGTACAAATGCCATAATTTTCTTGTTCAACCCCCAGTTTTTGAAGGTCTGCGTTTATATCAAATTGAAATTTCATTGTTTTCACTTTAGGTATTAAAAAATAAAATCACTACAACTTAGCAGTTGTATTCT
This genomic interval carries:
- the amaB gene encoding L-piperidine-6-carboxylate dehydrogenase; the protein is MKFQFDINADLQKLGVEQENYGICTGTKWKKPTGNFVESFSPSDGKLIGGVFQASPADFHEVIQTAKTAFETWRMIPAPKRGEIVRKIGLELRKYKKPLGRLVSYEMGKILQEGLGEVQEMIDICDFAVGQSRQLYGFTMHSEREKHRMYDQYHPLGIVGVVSAFNFPVAVWAWNAMIALVCGDVVVWKPSSKVDLCAVAVHKIIANVLKENNVPEGVVNLVAADSNQFGDEFFSNRNIPLISFTGSTKVGKKIGRLVGERLGKAILELGGNNAIIITKNANPEMALRAVVFGAVGTCGQRCTSTRRIIVHQSIFETFKEKLVAVYKQLAIGHALDPQTLVGPLVDKKAVQNYLNAIQRVEEAGGKMILKGEVLTGDGFESGCFVRPSIVEVENHFSIVQEETFAPLLYMIKYTELDEAIRLHNAVPQGLSSAMFSTNLMETEKFLSHEGSDCGIANVNIGTSGAEIGGAFGGEKETGGGRESGSDAWKSYMRRQTNTINFSTNLPLAQGIKFEV